Proteins from a single region of Strix uralensis isolate ZFMK-TIS-50842 chromosome 12, bStrUra1, whole genome shotgun sequence:
- the CDH15 gene encoding cadherin-15 isoform X1 has protein sequence MGPPLLLACLLAPLCARGATVPGSPQTWRQHEGLRRVKRAWVIPPISISENHKRIPHLLVQIKSDKQQPGGVIYSIKGPGVDEEPLGIFSIDKFSGKVFLNAMLDREENDRFRLKAFALDLGGMTLEDPTDLEIIVVDQNDNRPLFRQDVFTGRVVEGAEPGTCVMTADASDADDPETDNAALRYSILEQGAASMFSINATTGEICTARLGLDRETVGVYNLTVQAADMSGDGLTTTATAVIYLDDINDNPPEFTKEEFSMEVEEQAAGVDVGKIFVHDKDLAGSPNWLAKFTVLEGDPEGAFAIRTDPLTNDGVISVAKPLDHEVRDRFELTVSVQNEQPLEPAAPSSPRALATVRVRVRDVNEAPVFRENPRRVSVLEGAPPGTSVTTYTASDPDTRQLQTLTYALLYDPADWLQLDPHSGTVRTKRELLHPSAFLQGGWYIALVLARDDAEPPLSATGTLSIEILEVNDHAPLLQPPAGVVCGRPGRGGKLLLGATDDDRPPHGAPFHFQLSPQHPQLAHNWSITRFNVTHAVLAVLVELPEGPYSLPLLLRDSGTPPRERQELLNISVCRCGRDGTCEDGVLAATSAGAGVTLGALMIILGSILLLLVSPPLPVPTHPLPAVLAGLGAARARGRRRALRKGLLQRSGDDMRDNILNYDEQGGGEEDQDAYDINQLRHPELFSPRAKPPVRRDAPLSSATPSAPRKLPSSPSDIEDFINEGLEVADSDPSVPPYDTALIYDYEGSGSVASPLSSIVSSLTDEDQDYDYLSEWGPRFRRLADLYGQ, from the exons ATGGGCCCCCCGCTTCTCCTCGCCTGCCTGCTCGCCCCCCTCTGCGCGCGG GGTGCCACAGTCCCGGGGAGCCCCCAGACCTGGCGACAGCACGAGGGGCTGCGGCGGGTGAAGAGGGCCTGGGTGATCCCCCCCATCAGCATCTCGGAGAACCACAAGCGCATCCCCCACCTCCTGGTGCAG ATCAAGTCGGACAAGCAACAGCCCGGGGGGGTGATCTACAGCATCAAGGGGCCGGGGGTGGACGAGGAGCCCCTGGGCATCTTCTCCATCGACAAATTCAGCGGGAAAGTCTTCCTCAACGCCATGCTGGACCGGGAGGAGAACGACCGCTTCCGG CTGAAGGCCTTTGCGCTGGACCTGGGCGGGATGACGCTGGAGGATCCCACCGACCTGGAGATCATCGTGGTGGACCAGAACGACAACCGGCCGCTCTTCCGGCAGGACGTCTTCACAGGGCGCGTGGTGGAGGGGGCTGAGCCAG GGACCTGCGTGATGACGGCGGATGCCAGCGATGCCGACGACCCCGAGACGGACAACGCGGCGCTGCGGTATTCCATCCTGGAGCAGGGCGCTGCCAGCATGTTCAGCATCAACGCTACCACTGGCGAGATCTGTACCGCACGGCTCGGCCTTGACCGAGAG acCGTGGGGGTGTACAACCTGACGGTGCAGGCAGCCGACATGTCCGGGGACGGGCTCACCACCACGGCCACAGCCGTCATCTACCTGGACGACATCAACGACAACCCCCCCGAGTTCACCAAGGAGGAG TTCTCCATGGAGGTGGAGGAGCAGGCGGCCGGCGTGGACGTGGGCAAGATCTTTGTGCACGACAAGGACCTGGCCGGCTCGCCCAACTGGTTGGCCAAATTCACCGTCCTGGAGGGTGACCCCGAGGGTGCCTTTGCCATCCGCACCGACCCCCTCACCAACGACGGGGTGATCTCTGTGGCCAAG CCGCTGGACCACGAGGTGCGGGACCGCTTCGAGCTGACGGTGTCGGTGCAGAACGAGCAGCCGCTGGAGCCCGCGGCCCCCTCCAGCCCCCGGGCGCTGGCCACTGTGCGGGTGCGGGTGCGGGATGTCAACGAGGCGCCTGTCTTCCGCGAGAACCCGCGGAGGGTCAGCGTGCTGGAGGGGGCCCCCCCGGGCACCTCCGTCACCACCTACACCGCCAGCGACCCCGACACCCGCCAGCTCCAGACCCTCAC CTATGCGCTGCTCTACGACCCGGCGGACTGGCTGCAGCTGGACCCCCACTCCGGCACCGTCCGCACCAAGCGGGAGCTGCTGCACCCCTCCGCCTTCCTGCAGGGCGGCTGGTACATTGCCCTGGTCCTCGCCCGTGATGACG CCGAACCCCCCCTCTCCGCCACCGGCACCCTCTCCATCGAGATCCTGGAGGTGAACGACCACGCGCCGCTGCTGCAGCCGCCGGCCGGGGTGGTCTgcgggcggccgggccgcggggggaAGCTGCTTCTGGGGGCCACGGACGATGACCGGCCCCCCCACGGTGCCCCCTTCCACTTCCagctcagcccccagcacccccagctcgCCCACAACTGGAGCATCACCCGCTTCAATG TGACCCACGCGGTACTGGCCGTGCTGGTGGAGCTGCCCGAGGGGCCCTACTCGCTCCCGCTGCTGCTCCGGGAttcggggacccccccccgggaGCGGCAGGAGCTGCTGAACATCTCGGTGTGCCGCTGCGGCCGGGACGGGACCTGCGAGGACGGTGTCCTGGCCGCCACCAGCGCCGGGGCCGGTGTCACCCTCGGGGCCCTGATGATAATCCTCggcagcatcctcctcctccttg tgtccccccccctccccgtgcccacCCACCCTCTGCCTGCAgtgctggcggggctgggggctgcccgggcGCGTGGGCGCCGGCGGGCTCTGCGCAAGGGGCTGCTGCAGCGCTCGGGGGACGACATGCGTGACAACATCCTCAACTACGACGAGCAGGGCGGGGGCGAGGAGGACCAG GATGCCTACGACATCAACCAGCTCCGGCACCCCGAGCTTTTCTCCCCCCGGGCCAAGCCCCCGGTGCGCAGGGATGCCCCGCTCAGCTCCGCCACCCCCTCGGCCCCCCGCAAGCTGCCCAGCAGCCCCTCCGACATCGAGGACTTCATCAACGAG gGGCTGGAGGTGGCCGACAGTGACCCCAGCGTGCCCCCCTATGACACGGCCTTAATCTACGACTACGAGGGCTCGGGCTCGGTCGCCAGCCCCCTCAGCTCCATCGTCTCCAGCCTGACGGACGAGGACCAGGACTACGACTACCTGAGCGAGTGGGGGCCACGCTTCCGCCGCCTGGCTGACCTCTACGGGCAGtag
- the CDH15 gene encoding cadherin-15 isoform X2 — translation MGPPLLLACLLAPLCARGATVPGSPQTWRQHEGLRRVKRAWVIPPISISENHKRIPHLLVQIKSDKQQPGGVIYSIKGPGVDEEPLGIFSIDKFSGKVFLNAMLDREENDRFRLKAFALDLGGMTLEDPTDLEIIVVDQNDNRPLFRQDVFTGRVVEGAEPGTCVMTADASDADDPETDNAALRYSILEQGAASMFSINATTGEICTARLGLDRETVGVYNLTVQAADMSGDGLTTTATAVIYLDDINDNPPEFTKEEFSMEVEEQAAGVDVGKIFVHDKDLAGSPNWLAKFTVLEGDPEGAFAIRTDPLTNDGVISVAKPLDHEVRDRFELTVSVQNEQPLEPAAPSSPRALATVRVRVRDVNEAPVFRENPRRVSVLEGAPPGTSVTTYTASDPDTRQLQTLTYALLYDPADWLQLDPHSGTVRTKRELLHPSAFLQGGWYIALVLARDDAEPPLSATGTLSIEILEVNDHAPLLQPPAGVVCGRPGRGGKLLLGATDDDRPPHGAPFHFQLSPQHPQLAHNWSITRFNVTHAVLAVLVELPEGPYSLPLLLRDSGTPPRERQELLNISVCRCGRDGTCEDGVLAATSAGAGVTLGALMIILGSILLLLVLAGLGAARARGRRRALRKGLLQRSGDDMRDNILNYDEQGGGEEDQDAYDINQLRHPELFSPRAKPPVRRDAPLSSATPSAPRKLPSSPSDIEDFINEGLEVADSDPSVPPYDTALIYDYEGSGSVASPLSSIVSSLTDEDQDYDYLSEWGPRFRRLADLYGQ, via the exons ATGGGCCCCCCGCTTCTCCTCGCCTGCCTGCTCGCCCCCCTCTGCGCGCGG GGTGCCACAGTCCCGGGGAGCCCCCAGACCTGGCGACAGCACGAGGGGCTGCGGCGGGTGAAGAGGGCCTGGGTGATCCCCCCCATCAGCATCTCGGAGAACCACAAGCGCATCCCCCACCTCCTGGTGCAG ATCAAGTCGGACAAGCAACAGCCCGGGGGGGTGATCTACAGCATCAAGGGGCCGGGGGTGGACGAGGAGCCCCTGGGCATCTTCTCCATCGACAAATTCAGCGGGAAAGTCTTCCTCAACGCCATGCTGGACCGGGAGGAGAACGACCGCTTCCGG CTGAAGGCCTTTGCGCTGGACCTGGGCGGGATGACGCTGGAGGATCCCACCGACCTGGAGATCATCGTGGTGGACCAGAACGACAACCGGCCGCTCTTCCGGCAGGACGTCTTCACAGGGCGCGTGGTGGAGGGGGCTGAGCCAG GGACCTGCGTGATGACGGCGGATGCCAGCGATGCCGACGACCCCGAGACGGACAACGCGGCGCTGCGGTATTCCATCCTGGAGCAGGGCGCTGCCAGCATGTTCAGCATCAACGCTACCACTGGCGAGATCTGTACCGCACGGCTCGGCCTTGACCGAGAG acCGTGGGGGTGTACAACCTGACGGTGCAGGCAGCCGACATGTCCGGGGACGGGCTCACCACCACGGCCACAGCCGTCATCTACCTGGACGACATCAACGACAACCCCCCCGAGTTCACCAAGGAGGAG TTCTCCATGGAGGTGGAGGAGCAGGCGGCCGGCGTGGACGTGGGCAAGATCTTTGTGCACGACAAGGACCTGGCCGGCTCGCCCAACTGGTTGGCCAAATTCACCGTCCTGGAGGGTGACCCCGAGGGTGCCTTTGCCATCCGCACCGACCCCCTCACCAACGACGGGGTGATCTCTGTGGCCAAG CCGCTGGACCACGAGGTGCGGGACCGCTTCGAGCTGACGGTGTCGGTGCAGAACGAGCAGCCGCTGGAGCCCGCGGCCCCCTCCAGCCCCCGGGCGCTGGCCACTGTGCGGGTGCGGGTGCGGGATGTCAACGAGGCGCCTGTCTTCCGCGAGAACCCGCGGAGGGTCAGCGTGCTGGAGGGGGCCCCCCCGGGCACCTCCGTCACCACCTACACCGCCAGCGACCCCGACACCCGCCAGCTCCAGACCCTCAC CTATGCGCTGCTCTACGACCCGGCGGACTGGCTGCAGCTGGACCCCCACTCCGGCACCGTCCGCACCAAGCGGGAGCTGCTGCACCCCTCCGCCTTCCTGCAGGGCGGCTGGTACATTGCCCTGGTCCTCGCCCGTGATGACG CCGAACCCCCCCTCTCCGCCACCGGCACCCTCTCCATCGAGATCCTGGAGGTGAACGACCACGCGCCGCTGCTGCAGCCGCCGGCCGGGGTGGTCTgcgggcggccgggccgcggggggaAGCTGCTTCTGGGGGCCACGGACGATGACCGGCCCCCCCACGGTGCCCCCTTCCACTTCCagctcagcccccagcacccccagctcgCCCACAACTGGAGCATCACCCGCTTCAATG TGACCCACGCGGTACTGGCCGTGCTGGTGGAGCTGCCCGAGGGGCCCTACTCGCTCCCGCTGCTGCTCCGGGAttcggggacccccccccgggaGCGGCAGGAGCTGCTGAACATCTCGGTGTGCCGCTGCGGCCGGGACGGGACCTGCGAGGACGGTGTCCTGGCCGCCACCAGCGCCGGGGCCGGTGTCACCCTCGGGGCCCTGATGATAATCCTCggcagcatcctcctcctccttg tgctggcggggctgggggctgcccgggcGCGTGGGCGCCGGCGGGCTCTGCGCAAGGGGCTGCTGCAGCGCTCGGGGGACGACATGCGTGACAACATCCTCAACTACGACGAGCAGGGCGGGGGCGAGGAGGACCAG GATGCCTACGACATCAACCAGCTCCGGCACCCCGAGCTTTTCTCCCCCCGGGCCAAGCCCCCGGTGCGCAGGGATGCCCCGCTCAGCTCCGCCACCCCCTCGGCCCCCCGCAAGCTGCCCAGCAGCCCCTCCGACATCGAGGACTTCATCAACGAG gGGCTGGAGGTGGCCGACAGTGACCCCAGCGTGCCCCCCTATGACACGGCCTTAATCTACGACTACGAGGGCTCGGGCTCGGTCGCCAGCCCCCTCAGCTCCATCGTCTCCAGCCTGACGGACGAGGACCAGGACTACGACTACCTGAGCGAGTGGGGGCCACGCTTCCGCCGCCTGGCTGACCTCTACGGGCAGtag
- the CDH15 gene encoding cadherin-15 isoform X3 has protein sequence MGPPLLLACLLAPLCARGATVPGSPQTWRQHEGLRRVKRAWVIPPISISENHKRIPHLLVQIKSDKQQPGGVIYSIKGPGVDEEPLGIFSIDKFSGKVFLNAMLDREENDRFRLKAFALDLGGMTLEDPTDLEIIVVDQNDNRPLFRQDVFTGRVVEGAEPGTCVMTADASDADDPETDNAALRYSILEQGAASMFSINATTGEICTARLGLDRETVGVYNLTVQAADMSGDGLTTTATAVIYLDDINDNPPEFTKEEFSMEVEEQAAGVDVGKIFVHDKDLAGSPNWLAKFTVLEGDPEGAFAIRTDPLTNDGVISVAKPLDHEVRDRFELTVSVQNEQPLEPAAPSSPRALATVRVRVRDVNEAPVFRENPRRVSVLEGAPPGTSVTTYTASDPDTRQLQTLTYALLYDPADWLQLDPHSGTVRTKRELLHPSAFLQGGWYIALVLARDDAEPPLSATGTLSIEILELSPQHPQLAHNWSITRFNVTHAVLAVLVELPEGPYSLPLLLRDSGTPPRERQELLNISVCRCGRDGTCEDGVLAATSAGAGVTLGALMIILGSILLLLVSPPLPVPTHPLPAVLAGLGAARARGRRRALRKGLLQRSGDDMRDNILNYDEQGGGEEDQDAYDINQLRHPELFSPRAKPPVRRDAPLSSATPSAPRKLPSSPSDIEDFINEGLEVADSDPSVPPYDTALIYDYEGSGSVASPLSSIVSSLTDEDQDYDYLSEWGPRFRRLADLYGQ, from the exons ATGGGCCCCCCGCTTCTCCTCGCCTGCCTGCTCGCCCCCCTCTGCGCGCGG GGTGCCACAGTCCCGGGGAGCCCCCAGACCTGGCGACAGCACGAGGGGCTGCGGCGGGTGAAGAGGGCCTGGGTGATCCCCCCCATCAGCATCTCGGAGAACCACAAGCGCATCCCCCACCTCCTGGTGCAG ATCAAGTCGGACAAGCAACAGCCCGGGGGGGTGATCTACAGCATCAAGGGGCCGGGGGTGGACGAGGAGCCCCTGGGCATCTTCTCCATCGACAAATTCAGCGGGAAAGTCTTCCTCAACGCCATGCTGGACCGGGAGGAGAACGACCGCTTCCGG CTGAAGGCCTTTGCGCTGGACCTGGGCGGGATGACGCTGGAGGATCCCACCGACCTGGAGATCATCGTGGTGGACCAGAACGACAACCGGCCGCTCTTCCGGCAGGACGTCTTCACAGGGCGCGTGGTGGAGGGGGCTGAGCCAG GGACCTGCGTGATGACGGCGGATGCCAGCGATGCCGACGACCCCGAGACGGACAACGCGGCGCTGCGGTATTCCATCCTGGAGCAGGGCGCTGCCAGCATGTTCAGCATCAACGCTACCACTGGCGAGATCTGTACCGCACGGCTCGGCCTTGACCGAGAG acCGTGGGGGTGTACAACCTGACGGTGCAGGCAGCCGACATGTCCGGGGACGGGCTCACCACCACGGCCACAGCCGTCATCTACCTGGACGACATCAACGACAACCCCCCCGAGTTCACCAAGGAGGAG TTCTCCATGGAGGTGGAGGAGCAGGCGGCCGGCGTGGACGTGGGCAAGATCTTTGTGCACGACAAGGACCTGGCCGGCTCGCCCAACTGGTTGGCCAAATTCACCGTCCTGGAGGGTGACCCCGAGGGTGCCTTTGCCATCCGCACCGACCCCCTCACCAACGACGGGGTGATCTCTGTGGCCAAG CCGCTGGACCACGAGGTGCGGGACCGCTTCGAGCTGACGGTGTCGGTGCAGAACGAGCAGCCGCTGGAGCCCGCGGCCCCCTCCAGCCCCCGGGCGCTGGCCACTGTGCGGGTGCGGGTGCGGGATGTCAACGAGGCGCCTGTCTTCCGCGAGAACCCGCGGAGGGTCAGCGTGCTGGAGGGGGCCCCCCCGGGCACCTCCGTCACCACCTACACCGCCAGCGACCCCGACACCCGCCAGCTCCAGACCCTCAC CTATGCGCTGCTCTACGACCCGGCGGACTGGCTGCAGCTGGACCCCCACTCCGGCACCGTCCGCACCAAGCGGGAGCTGCTGCACCCCTCCGCCTTCCTGCAGGGCGGCTGGTACATTGCCCTGGTCCTCGCCCGTGATGACG CCGAACCCCCCCTCTCCGCCACCGGCACCCTCTCCATCGAGATCCTGGAG ctcagcccccagcacccccagctcgCCCACAACTGGAGCATCACCCGCTTCAATG TGACCCACGCGGTACTGGCCGTGCTGGTGGAGCTGCCCGAGGGGCCCTACTCGCTCCCGCTGCTGCTCCGGGAttcggggacccccccccgggaGCGGCAGGAGCTGCTGAACATCTCGGTGTGCCGCTGCGGCCGGGACGGGACCTGCGAGGACGGTGTCCTGGCCGCCACCAGCGCCGGGGCCGGTGTCACCCTCGGGGCCCTGATGATAATCCTCggcagcatcctcctcctccttg tgtccccccccctccccgtgcccacCCACCCTCTGCCTGCAgtgctggcggggctgggggctgcccgggcGCGTGGGCGCCGGCGGGCTCTGCGCAAGGGGCTGCTGCAGCGCTCGGGGGACGACATGCGTGACAACATCCTCAACTACGACGAGCAGGGCGGGGGCGAGGAGGACCAG GATGCCTACGACATCAACCAGCTCCGGCACCCCGAGCTTTTCTCCCCCCGGGCCAAGCCCCCGGTGCGCAGGGATGCCCCGCTCAGCTCCGCCACCCCCTCGGCCCCCCGCAAGCTGCCCAGCAGCCCCTCCGACATCGAGGACTTCATCAACGAG gGGCTGGAGGTGGCCGACAGTGACCCCAGCGTGCCCCCCTATGACACGGCCTTAATCTACGACTACGAGGGCTCGGGCTCGGTCGCCAGCCCCCTCAGCTCCATCGTCTCCAGCCTGACGGACGAGGACCAGGACTACGACTACCTGAGCGAGTGGGGGCCACGCTTCCGCCGCCTGGCTGACCTCTACGGGCAGtag
- the SLC22A31 gene encoding putative solute carrier family 22 member 31 has translation MAAGGARPRGRRAAGGWAPCAALALGWALGWALGAAPSHRCRPDAALLPPPLRRLGGVALLRAAVPRLGGGWSPCQLYRYRPTGTGTGPARPNGTGPCTRGWHYALPAAGLRSNLVTQWDLVCAARWKVPLDQTTHLLGWTLGSVAAGLACDRFGRRPAFVASLVLAVPLGLSVALAVNFVMVLVARLLFGAALAGAFLSLYVARLELCDPPHRLGVTMVGGFFWIAGELLLPGLAVLCRDWRVLQGAVTMILALLAACWWCPALLVESPRWLLATQQLERAKKTLQALAEGGDPGAENSSCHQEGLLEELESLSEGSPQPQYHAVCEIFGTRVIWKNGVILGFAAFIGSGIRHCFTRNLAPHLPRFFSSYFTLVSTEAAACLFICLTAERFGRRAVLLLCTVLTGISSLLLLALTQYLLDLIVLTLSVVGVTASHAVTILSIFFASEVLPTVVRGAGLGLVVGASFVGKAAAPITAIPNSRGFFLHHVVFASFAILAVLSIMLLPESQGRSLPQSLQDGESQRRPPLFHRPPRDDHLPLLAPHGVPHDYSHLAASTKRMLGSPPPPL, from the exons atggcggcggggggggcgcgtcCGCGGGGCCGtcgggcggcgggggggtgggcgCCGTGCGCGGCGCTGGCGCTGGGGTGGGCGCTGGGGTGGGCGCTGGGCGCGGCCCCCTCCCACCGCTGCCGCCCCGACGCCGCGCTCCTGCCGCCGCCCCTGCGGCGTCTGGGGGGGGTCGCGCTGCTCCGCGCCGCCGTCCCGCGGCTCGGCGGGGGCTGGAGCCCCTGTCAGCTCTACCGGTACCGCcccaccggcaccggcaccggccccgcccgccccaaCGGCACCGGGCCCTGCACCCGCGGCTGGCACTacgccctgcccgccgccggcctCCGCTCCAACCTCGTCACccag TGGGACCTGGTGTGTGCCGCGCGCTGGAAGGTGCCCCTGGACCAGACCACGCACTTGCTGGGCTGGACCCTGGGCAGCGTCGCCGCCGGCCTGGCCTGTGACAG GTTCGGCCGCCGACCCGCCTTCGTGGCGTCCCTGGTGCTGGCGGTGCCGCTGGGCCTCAGCGTGGCACTGGCCGTGAACTTCGTCATGGTGCTGGTGGCACGGCTGCTCTTCGGGGCCGCCCTGGCGGGCGCCTTCCTCTCCCTCTACGTGGCAC GTTTGGAGCTGTGTGATCCCCCGCACCGGCTGGGGGTGACGATGGTGGGCGGCTTCTTCTGGATCgccggggagctgctgctgccgggACTGGCCGTGCTGTGCCGGGACTGGCGGGTGCTGCAGGGCGCTGTCACCATGATCCTGgccctgctggctgcctgctggtG GTGCCCGGCGCTGCTGGTGGAGTCACCGCGCTGGCTACTGGCCACGCAGCAACTGGAGAGGGCCAAGAAGACCCTGCAGGCACTGGCTGAAGGTGGTGACCCTGGCGCCGAAAACAGCTCCTGCCACCAGGAAGGTCTCCTCGAGG AGCTGGAGTCCCTATCCGaggggtccccacagccccagtACCACGCCGTCTGTGAGATCTTCGGCACCAGGGTCATCTGGAAGAACGGCGTCATCCTCGGCTTCGCGGC GTTCATCGGCTCCGGCATCCGGCACTGCTTCACCCGCAACCTGGCCCCCCACCTGCCCCGGTTCTTCTCTTCTTACTTCACGCTGGTGAGCACCGAGGCGGCCGCCTGCCTCTTCATCTGCCTGACGGCCGAGCGCTTCGGGCGCCGCGCTGTCCTCCTGCTCTGCACCGTCCTCACCGGcatctcctccctcctgctgctggcccTCACCCAGT ACCTGCTGGACCTCATCGTCCTGACCCTGTCCGTGGTGGGTGTCACCGCCTCCCACGCCGTCACCATCCTCAGCATCTTCTTCGCCAGCGAGGTCCTCCCCACCGTGGTCAG ggGTGCCGGGTTGGGCCTCGTCGTAGGGGCCAGTTTCGTGGGCAAGGCGGCCGCACCCATCACCGCCATCCCCAACAGCCGCGGGTTCTTCCTGCACCACGTCGTCTTCGCCTCCTTCGCCATCCTCGCCGTGCTCAGCATCATGCTGCTGCCCGAGAGCCAGGGCCGCAGCCTGCCCCAGTCCCTGCAGGACGGCGAGAGCCAGCGCCGGCCCCCCCTCTTCCACCGGCCCCCCCGCGATGACCACCTACCCCTCCTCGCCCCCCACGGTGTCCCCCATGATTACTCCCACCTTGCTGCCTCCACCAAGAGGATGCTGGGCTCCCCACCCCCGCCGCTGTGA